A stretch of the Polaribacter pacificus genome encodes the following:
- a CDS encoding DUF1761 domain-containing protein: protein MEFNLLTTAVAALMPLIMGFIWYGPMLFQKAWMKELGFTEESLKGANMALIFIGCYVLSFLMAFLLQTLVIHQFGVQSTLMGEPGFTEQTGEAYTYFQDFMNQYGDRFRTFGHGALHGSMIGLLLVMPVMATNAMFERKSIKYVLINSGYWIITIALMGGILCQTAF, encoded by the coding sequence ATGGAATTTAATCTACTCACAACAGCTGTTGCAGCCCTTATGCCTCTGATAATGGGTTTTATCTGGTACGGACCAATGCTCTTCCAAAAAGCATGGATGAAAGAGCTAGGCTTTACAGAAGAATCTTTAAAAGGAGCAAACATGGCGCTTATTTTTATCGGTTGCTATGTCTTGAGTTTTCTGATGGCTTTTTTATTGCAAACTCTAGTGATACACCAATTTGGTGTTCAGTCAACGCTAATGGGTGAACCCGGTTTTACAGAACAAACAGGTGAAGCATATACCTATTTTCAAGATTTTATGAATCAGTATGGAGATCGATTTAGAACCTTTGGCCATGGAGCATTACACGGCAGTATGATTGGATTGTTATTAGTGATGCCAGTAATGGCGACCAATGCTATGTTTGAAAGAAAAAGCATTAAATATGTGCTAATCAACTCGGGCTATTGGATTATTACAATCGCTCTGATGGGAGGAATTTTATGCCAAACAGCATTTTAA
- a CDS encoding DUF4837 family protein, whose amino-acid sequence MKKVFTFIAVLLLITSCKNAQESFVLSGSIGKTNKILVVMKSSHWLGELGDELRDFIGKPLVGLPQPETIFSVGQVSPKGFGGVMNKSRNVLVIEEGDKEGFAVKNNLYAEPQTLIYVTAKDQQGLLNQLKKYEKQIIKIFKDSEIQVLQSYFSKEKLDDSKFKTISKLGISLTIPNSYRTVDDTGDFLWLRQHLLSGIAKGDGTNNILVYSLPLQDESIVEKQILAVRDSIGKKYIPGSREGMYMITEAAYTPVTYPANISGRKAFETRGKWEVKNDFMAGPFLNYTIIDKENNRVLVVEGFTYAPSVNKREFVFELEAIAKSLTIQLTKDDSFLD is encoded by the coding sequence ATGAAAAAAGTATTCACTTTTATTGCTGTACTTCTTCTTATAACTTCATGTAAAAACGCTCAAGAGTCTTTTGTTTTAAGTGGATCTATAGGGAAAACCAATAAAATTTTAGTGGTTATGAAGAGTAGTCATTGGCTAGGAGAGCTGGGTGATGAATTAAGAGATTTTATTGGAAAACCATTGGTAGGTTTGCCACAGCCAGAAACTATTTTTTCTGTAGGGCAAGTTTCTCCAAAGGGTTTTGGAGGTGTTATGAATAAATCAAGAAATGTTCTAGTTATTGAAGAAGGAGACAAAGAAGGGTTTGCTGTCAAAAACAACCTATATGCAGAGCCTCAAACCTTGATTTATGTGACTGCAAAAGATCAACAAGGCTTGTTAAACCAGTTAAAGAAGTATGAAAAACAGATTATCAAAATTTTTAAAGATTCTGAAATCCAAGTACTTCAAAGCTATTTTAGTAAAGAAAAATTAGACGATTCTAAGTTTAAAACCATCAGTAAGTTAGGAATTTCTTTAACCATTCCAAATAGTTACCGAACGGTTGATGATACCGGTGATTTTTTGTGGTTGCGTCAGCACTTGCTAAGCGGTATTGCCAAAGGAGATGGTACCAATAACATTTTGGTGTACTCACTTCCATTACAAGATGAGAGTATCGTAGAAAAACAAATTTTAGCCGTTAGAGATTCTATTGGTAAAAAATACATTCCAGGTTCAAGAGAAGGCATGTATATGATTACAGAAGCTGCCTATACTCCAGTTACCTACCCTGCAAACATTTCTGGAAGAAAGGCATTTGAAACTAGAGGAAAGTGGGAAGTAAAGAACGATTTTATGGCTGGACCTTTCTTAAATTATACAATCATTGATAAAGAAAACAATCGAGTTTTAGTGGTAGAAGGATTTACCTATGCGCCATCTGTAAACAAAAGAGAGTTTGTTTTTGAGCTAGAAGCCATTGCTAAATCGCTGACAATTCAATTGACAAAAGACGATTCATTTTTAGATTAG